One window from the genome of Pseudobacteriovorax antillogorgiicola encodes:
- a CDS encoding TIGR02147 family protein → MARALIQEVVDDTHVFDYLDYKSFLGDLYHKLKQSDSQYSYMKFSADLGLTETNVSSHIIHGRRPLTIEAAKKVVKSLGMKKLKRKYFLALTDYINETDPSLRDQKFQSLFAIKQESLPDSLQEQMTYFSQWYYPIIGELARVEGFQADYKWVKKNLWPNITPKQFEKAIEVLKQVKILKDGERSSDLNRTDLDFSPGHATRDISVSKYHQQMIKLAEQGLSAITEKKRNFSSMTVVLSRENAKKLNQLVLEFQRKVLELEASNTAGKDVYQVNVQLFPFTDGDDIWASDSSEG, encoded by the coding sequence ATGGCGCGAGCACTCATTCAGGAAGTTGTGGACGACACCCATGTTTTCGACTATCTTGACTACAAATCCTTTCTTGGGGATCTCTATCACAAGCTAAAGCAAAGCGATTCTCAGTACTCTTATATGAAATTTTCAGCCGACCTAGGACTCACGGAAACAAACGTTTCCAGCCATATCATCCATGGTCGACGACCACTAACCATTGAAGCGGCGAAAAAGGTAGTTAAGTCGCTAGGAATGAAGAAGCTCAAGCGAAAGTACTTCCTCGCATTGACCGACTACATTAACGAAACCGACCCCAGTCTTCGGGATCAAAAATTTCAGTCCTTATTTGCGATTAAGCAAGAGAGTCTGCCCGACAGTCTACAAGAACAGATGACCTACTTCTCCCAATGGTACTATCCGATTATCGGTGAGTTGGCAAGAGTCGAAGGTTTCCAAGCTGATTACAAGTGGGTGAAAAAAAACCTCTGGCCTAATATCACACCAAAGCAATTTGAAAAGGCTATTGAAGTCCTCAAGCAGGTAAAAATCTTAAAAGACGGGGAGCGAAGCTCGGATCTGAATCGCACCGATCTCGATTTCTCACCAGGTCATGCCACAAGAGATATTTCTGTCAGTAAATACCATCAACAAATGATAAAACTTGCAGAGCAAGGACTGTCAGCCATCACAGAGAAGAAACGGAATTTCAGTTCCATGACCGTAGTATTATCACGGGAAAACGCTAAGAAACTGAATCAACTGGTGCTTGAATTTCAGCGTAAGGTATTAGAGCTAGAGGCTTCCAATACTGCCGGCAAGGATGTTTATCAGGTTAATGTTCAGTTATTCCCATTTACCGACGGCGACGATATTTGGGCAAGTGATAGTAGTGAAGGTTAA
- a CDS encoding Rieske (2Fe-2S) protein gives MLKHLQVARYHRRIPVSLVRIFENVYDWEHLPHLHSSTFAELRLIEVGRQYFKAQSVIEPKILGLSQKFSLYGSRKRRLWQVKILDGIQKGMIVHTKVKPLQERLIEVDVQFFVPLRKLHLIPLAWLTKITYKRLYEEDAAMMVERQEQLDRLKRSQECDLASPLDLGDESVIRQNQPFKFSRGKFSFWLLQHQGVWRAFSSTCPHMLAELDTSHINGDHVECPWHGYRFRIDDGTCQNDRWRLACPRIEESGGRLFACFQ, from the coding sequence ATGTTGAAGCATCTCCAAGTAGCAAGATACCATCGTCGGATTCCAGTTAGTCTCGTTAGAATCTTCGAAAACGTTTATGACTGGGAACACCTTCCTCATTTGCACTCATCAACTTTTGCAGAACTGCGGCTGATCGAAGTCGGTCGCCAGTATTTTAAGGCTCAGAGCGTCATCGAGCCGAAGATACTAGGACTGTCGCAAAAGTTCAGCCTATATGGTAGCCGAAAGCGAAGACTGTGGCAGGTGAAGATATTGGACGGTATTCAGAAGGGTATGATTGTCCATACCAAAGTAAAGCCCTTACAAGAACGCTTGATCGAAGTCGATGTTCAGTTCTTTGTTCCACTACGAAAGCTGCACTTGATTCCACTCGCTTGGCTCACCAAGATTACCTATAAAAGACTCTATGAAGAAGACGCCGCAATGATGGTGGAAAGACAAGAGCAACTTGATCGTTTGAAGAGGTCTCAAGAATGTGACCTAGCTTCACCACTAGACTTGGGTGACGAGAGCGTTATCCGACAGAACCAACCGTTTAAATTTTCGCGTGGCAAATTTAGTTTTTGGTTGTTGCAACATCAAGGGGTATGGCGGGCCTTCTCTAGCACCTGCCCTCATATGCTGGCGGAGCTTGATACAAGTCATATTAATGGTGATCATGTAGAGTGTCCATGGCATGGTTACAGGTTTCGAATCGATGATGGTACTTGTCAGAATGATAGATGGCGATTGGCTTGTCCACGGATCGAAGAGAGCGGAGGGCGGTTGTTTGCCTGCTTTCAATAG
- a CDS encoding substrate-binding periplasmic protein, with protein MNAQICKLLIVFQILLASEWQVLGKAQKDLGDRDYVAVMISNSTPPYVFFEERNGIVIDVIDRAFSYAGVKTQFLYASNLRILKELNHRSIDAAFASPGDASTHKSDPVIHYRNVVVTKSSFIRDIKKMEDLSTINLAAFQNASRFHKGLADAIAKNPGYFEVTNQKTQVPLLMAGRVEAILLEEKIFHYYRIQSAFDEKHFKVHFLFDKAPRFLYFVDEKLRDSFNQGLKKLRETGEIPKIVSQYLKKYQL; from the coding sequence ATGAACGCGCAAATTTGCAAATTGTTAATTGTTTTTCAGATTCTCCTAGCTAGTGAGTGGCAAGTACTCGGTAAGGCTCAGAAAGATTTAGGCGATCGAGATTATGTTGCCGTCATGATATCAAATTCAACTCCCCCATATGTTTTCTTCGAGGAACGGAATGGAATAGTTATCGACGTGATCGATAGGGCTTTTAGCTATGCAGGTGTCAAGACCCAATTCCTTTACGCTTCGAATCTTCGTATTTTGAAAGAACTTAATCATCGTAGTATCGATGCTGCTTTCGCTTCTCCTGGGGATGCTTCGACCCACAAATCCGATCCGGTGATTCACTACCGCAATGTCGTTGTGACGAAGTCGAGTTTTATACGGGACATTAAGAAGATGGAAGACCTATCAACGATCAACCTGGCCGCATTTCAAAATGCATCCCGTTTTCACAAAGGCTTGGCAGACGCCATCGCGAAAAATCCTGGCTACTTCGAAGTAACAAATCAAAAAACCCAGGTTCCCTTGCTCATGGCAGGTCGCGTGGAAGCGATCTTGTTGGAAGAAAAGATATTTCACTATTATCGCATCCAAAGTGCTTTTGATGAAAAGCATTTTAAGGTTCATTTTTTGTTTGATAAAGCCCCACGATTTCTTTACTTCGTTGACGAAAAACTCCGTGATTCTTTCAATCAAGGCTTAAAGAAGCTGAGGGAAACAGGGGAGATTCCCAAGATAGTCAGTCAATACCTTAAGAAATATCAGCTGTAG
- a CDS encoding lipocalin family protein yields MNFIKSVVLASCLSSFSAVAHAEDPIPVQGLELDRYVGEWYEIARIPNSNDTQGLCRNTKAIYEPLEDGTVGVENVCDVNIFGLKLKQRIFGVAAPLSSEEAVFDLTLRPLSAYLPFGDKYYRGFAVEGDYWVLEVGENYEYALVGNPARTNLFVIARGPELDLDVYNDLLSLAAMKHGYGDRVNDLVLTPQD; encoded by the coding sequence ATGAACTTTATTAAGAGTGTTGTTTTGGCCTCGTGTTTGTCGTCGTTCTCTGCTGTTGCCCATGCTGAAGATCCGATTCCAGTCCAAGGTCTTGAGCTCGATCGCTATGTAGGTGAGTGGTACGAAATCGCTAGAATTCCTAATTCCAACGATACACAGGGGCTGTGTCGCAATACTAAAGCAATCTACGAGCCTCTTGAGGATGGTACTGTTGGAGTGGAAAATGTTTGTGATGTGAATATCTTTGGCTTGAAACTCAAGCAGCGAATCTTTGGTGTGGCGGCACCTTTGAGTTCCGAGGAAGCGGTTTTCGACCTAACTTTGAGGCCGCTCTCCGCGTATCTTCCCTTCGGTGATAAGTACTACCGAGGATTCGCTGTAGAAGGTGACTACTGGGTTCTGGAAGTTGGTGAGAACTATGAATACGCGTTGGTTGGCAATCCAGCAAGAACGAATCTTTTCGTGATCGCACGAGGTCCTGAACTAGATCTCGACGTGTACAATGATCTGCTTTCACTAGCAGCGATGAAACATGGTTACGGCGACCGTGTGAACGACTTGGTTCTGACCCCTCAAGACTAA
- a CDS encoding patatin-like phospholipase family protein, translating into MTQTIRTAIATCLLITGMAYGKQPKKGNMAIIVSGGVSLGAYQAGLLYYATETTKLNSDFDMKIFTGTSAGSVNSFLSVLETCGRPQTPDPEKSLFWETWIPNGLDQLIVAGDMTHDNIFSRRSLQQALENVRSLWEGGLPKTCDVVLGVSATRKFPKRISVTPDFSVMRTSEHFAIHIQGQGPNRLPKVSNFFFGNPNKKQVYVIYPPDPSETLDTIGSLLFASSAFPLAFPPVKIANCLLNQREFKLGCSPDEIEEDLFIDGGLFDNWPIRKAFQLSEAFLENERDSMIFGYLDINATAFPTEDEIVKEDEGSVIDNGVQLFSYVFSQARQSELYNFLIENPRLGQQIISTKSYFPRASEPLEGFFGFLEKDFRRFDFIMGMYDGMRLTRDTKPSPKHRPEDVYKGKAWSRLKCFDGFIQKGQMGDDCVGRSDEIDGNLQALYRVAIKKLYNFCLRMKKNYQTKHRICQRAVRREPLIDGQVPWLPTDVMQIDESDVNYTIRLLVQEGFQFKDLKIEESSDVLDSLKRRFYGALSEYTLTQPDEVADVVDVVRLPLIQSIQYTPVNSFIYGELGTQASAGFSGKLGSSRFPWLRWNLRLVVDGLPWTADKPGAYALAPAVGLAWEPASLTGRLFQLRIGYDLAYRFPSSDESERSKCLDDPKRTYHCYGLMALPHATLSFIERLRLSMGWTHTPSNEPLRSARAYFALGYQQYFP; encoded by the coding sequence ATGACTCAAACGATTAGGACTGCTATAGCCACCTGCCTTCTAATTACTGGCATGGCCTATGGGAAGCAACCCAAAAAAGGAAATATGGCTATTATCGTAAGCGGAGGCGTTTCATTAGGCGCATATCAAGCCGGTCTTCTCTACTACGCTACAGAAACCACGAAGTTAAATTCTGATTTTGATATGAAGATCTTTACGGGAACCTCTGCCGGTTCGGTGAATTCGTTTTTATCTGTTCTGGAAACTTGCGGTCGACCACAGACGCCGGATCCTGAAAAAAGTCTATTTTGGGAAACCTGGATTCCTAACGGGCTCGATCAGCTGATCGTTGCAGGAGATATGACCCACGATAATATCTTTTCCAGACGCAGCCTTCAGCAGGCCTTAGAAAATGTAAGAAGCTTATGGGAAGGGGGACTACCAAAAACATGCGATGTGGTACTCGGCGTTTCAGCCACACGGAAGTTCCCTAAACGAATTTCTGTGACGCCAGACTTCTCGGTAATGAGAACATCGGAGCATTTTGCGATTCATATTCAGGGGCAAGGGCCTAATCGATTGCCGAAGGTCTCTAATTTCTTCTTTGGCAATCCCAATAAAAAACAGGTGTATGTAATTTATCCCCCAGATCCCTCTGAAACTTTAGATACTATTGGTAGCCTACTCTTTGCATCGTCTGCTTTTCCATTGGCTTTTCCACCAGTTAAAATTGCCAATTGTCTGCTAAATCAAAGAGAGTTTAAGTTGGGCTGCTCGCCCGATGAGATTGAAGAAGATCTATTTATCGATGGCGGGCTATTTGATAATTGGCCAATTCGAAAAGCTTTCCAATTGAGTGAAGCTTTTTTAGAAAATGAACGTGACTCGATGATTTTTGGATACCTTGATATCAATGCAACAGCGTTTCCAACAGAGGATGAAATTGTTAAAGAGGATGAGGGGAGTGTGATCGATAATGGCGTTCAGCTCTTTAGCTATGTGTTTAGCCAAGCGCGGCAGAGCGAACTTTATAACTTTCTAATAGAGAATCCTCGCTTGGGGCAGCAAATAATTAGCACCAAAAGCTATTTTCCTAGAGCTAGCGAGCCGTTAGAAGGTTTCTTTGGCTTTCTAGAAAAAGATTTTCGTCGATTTGATTTTATTATGGGCATGTATGATGGCATGCGTTTAACCCGGGATACGAAACCTAGCCCGAAGCATCGGCCCGAGGATGTTTATAAGGGGAAGGCCTGGAGCCGTCTCAAATGCTTTGATGGTTTTATCCAGAAAGGTCAAATGGGCGATGACTGCGTCGGTCGGTCTGATGAGATCGATGGCAATCTACAGGCCCTCTATCGAGTAGCCATCAAAAAACTCTATAACTTTTGCCTGAGGATGAAAAAAAACTATCAAACCAAGCATCGAATCTGCCAGCGTGCAGTGCGACGCGAGCCTCTTATTGATGGTCAGGTTCCATGGTTGCCTACAGATGTTATGCAGATCGATGAGAGTGATGTAAACTACACTATTCGCCTCTTGGTTCAGGAAGGGTTTCAATTTAAGGACCTCAAAATAGAGGAATCGAGTGATGTCTTGGATTCTCTGAAGCGTCGTTTCTATGGTGCTTTGTCTGAATACACACTCACGCAACCTGACGAGGTTGCTGATGTTGTGGATGTGGTGCGCTTGCCGTTGATTCAATCAATTCAGTATACTCCAGTGAACTCATTTATTTATGGAGAACTTGGTACTCAGGCAAGTGCAGGTTTCTCTGGTAAGCTTGGTAGCTCGCGATTTCCTTGGTTGCGTTGGAACCTTCGGCTTGTGGTGGATGGGTTGCCCTGGACTGCCGATAAACCTGGAGCCTACGCTTTAGCACCGGCAGTAGGTTTAGCCTGGGAGCCAGCTTCTCTAACAGGTCGCTTGTTTCAACTAAGAATAGGATACGATCTAGCGTATCGCTTTCCAAGTAGCGATGAGTCGGAGCGCAGTAAGTGCCTCGATGACCCGAAGCGAACGTATCACTGCTATGGTCTGATGGCTTTACCTCATGCGACCCTATCTTTTATCGAACGCTTGAGGCTTAGCATGGGGTGGACCCATACACCTAGCAATGAACCTTTGAGGAGTGCTCGGGCGTACTTCGCATTAGGCTATCAGCAATATTTCCCCTAG
- a CDS encoding sensor histidine kinase has product MFTKLIFLLACVGFLGACSKSQEFVRLKNWQQARLTALHESPSHWEAITITGTSGREPGKRYIIQKTVLPDIKIEDPAIYFFRVYNSFVITLDDKPIFKYGNLEATGKQDFYGFRWHIVRLPDHFQGKVLKVIANSSHSRIGIRRSPELGSHQLMLKNIVQKYTSTLLSVGLHLAFFVMGLVVCVNRVINYGVVFLSVYALFSGFFIFSISPIAPLVHDDPVLWAKIEMLSMWLLPITGFSGIQAVLENRRSIVISAAIGSQIMHITYALLSWTLGFRQYWEHGFSFNVINLINLVAISIVIVYHAIRGDRLYRYLFRGLLIICLGAILESLMAMRVIDIEFSTFTYTNLIMITLVVSVSIRRYLQISQDLLNTRVQKDLAEIKAIKTKEQAISKLVGGVAHEFNNPLAIIRGCAELTPKILKRDDATELLQKNYQRMLGAVARITTINRQLIDLTQKQSRMGPYRNLPIRELVDEVKRDFADQNLEIDCRVADDQEIRINLEKVQRALQALIKNAFDALDRRSDREGRRVTVIMDEQKETLLVDVVDYGDGIADQIFDVMFDPFSTTKDIGGGMGLDLFFAKQLIQSCKGTIEILQRKDPTIFRVSIPLSTQFVAQEAS; this is encoded by the coding sequence ATGTTCACAAAGCTGATATTCCTGCTCGCATGTGTAGGGTTCTTAGGCGCTTGCTCTAAGAGCCAAGAATTTGTTCGTCTAAAGAATTGGCAGCAAGCTCGTCTTACTGCCCTACATGAGTCGCCCAGCCATTGGGAGGCCATCACTATCACAGGGACGAGTGGTCGCGAGCCAGGCAAGCGCTATATCATTCAGAAGACTGTCTTGCCAGATATTAAGATTGAAGACCCTGCAATCTACTTTTTTCGAGTCTACAATAGCTTTGTTATCACCCTTGATGACAAGCCTATCTTCAAGTACGGAAACCTGGAAGCGACAGGTAAACAAGATTTTTATGGTTTCCGTTGGCATATTGTGCGTTTGCCCGACCATTTCCAAGGCAAAGTGCTAAAAGTCATAGCAAACTCGAGTCATAGCCGGATCGGTATTCGGCGGAGCCCCGAGCTAGGGTCTCATCAGCTTATGCTAAAAAATATCGTTCAAAAGTATACAAGCACCTTGCTGAGTGTAGGGCTTCACTTAGCTTTTTTTGTGATGGGTTTAGTCGTATGTGTCAATCGAGTTATTAACTATGGTGTGGTGTTTCTTAGTGTATACGCCCTTTTCTCAGGTTTTTTCATCTTTTCTATCAGTCCTATAGCACCTCTCGTTCACGATGACCCAGTGCTGTGGGCGAAGATCGAGATGTTGAGTATGTGGCTACTGCCCATAACCGGTTTTTCCGGAATTCAAGCTGTTTTAGAAAATAGACGGTCAATAGTTATAAGTGCTGCCATTGGCTCTCAGATCATGCATATTACATACGCCCTTCTATCTTGGACTTTGGGCTTCAGACAGTATTGGGAACATGGATTTAGCTTCAATGTCATCAATCTGATAAATCTAGTCGCGATTTCCATAGTAATTGTATACCATGCGATCCGTGGTGATCGCTTGTACCGCTACTTGTTCCGAGGATTGCTTATTATTTGTCTCGGGGCAATTTTGGAATCATTGATGGCGATGCGAGTGATTGATATTGAGTTTTCAACGTTTACCTATACAAATCTGATTATGATTACTCTCGTTGTCAGTGTCTCGATCAGGCGATATCTACAGATTTCCCAAGATCTTTTAAATACACGAGTTCAAAAGGATCTTGCGGAAATCAAAGCCATTAAAACGAAGGAACAGGCCATTAGTAAACTAGTGGGAGGGGTTGCTCACGAGTTTAATAACCCGCTAGCCATCATTCGAGGGTGCGCGGAGTTGACACCTAAAATTTTAAAACGGGATGATGCTACGGAGCTTCTTCAGAAAAACTACCAACGGATGCTCGGTGCTGTCGCTAGGATCACGACCATTAACCGACAGTTGATTGACCTTACTCAGAAGCAGTCACGCATGGGACCATATCGAAATTTGCCGATTCGAGAGCTTGTCGACGAGGTGAAGCGAGATTTTGCAGACCAGAATCTAGAGATTGACTGCCGCGTAGCAGATGACCAGGAGATCCGTATTAATTTAGAGAAGGTTCAACGCGCACTCCAGGCACTGATTAAAAATGCCTTCGACGCTCTAGATCGACGCTCCGATCGAGAAGGTAGGCGGGTTACAGTGATCATGGATGAACAAAAGGAAACTCTTTTAGTGGATGTGGTTGACTACGGAGATGGAATCGCAGACCAAATTTTCGATGTCATGTTTGATCCATTTTCCACAACGAAGGATATTGGAGGCGGTATGGGGCTTGATTTGTTTTTTGCGAAGCAGCTGATCCAATCTTGCAAGGGTACCATTGAAATCCTACAGCGTAAGGATCCTACGATATTTCGAGTTTCCATCCCATTGTCAACACAGTTTGTTGCTCAGGAAGCTTCATAA
- a CDS encoding helix-turn-helix domain-containing protein: MGQNSSITFPKIASCLRDILKERGITYRALADMLQVSEGSIKHFFRKKDGNVGEISRICEVLDFSFFDLVLRAKEHRAPGSQLSPAQESFLIANPHHFDFLDELIMNKGKVAEIQAKYQLTDASVRRYINDLEEASFLEVHPNRIKLLLKSPISYSEGSSMPKFVAKRCATRVTQFLFSDENDLYRKRYVTRTAMLSQETGNLIIAKLMDIGKEIDEKKRHECAIYPIEDLERFEIFVGVARDDDPPRDIIDL; this comes from the coding sequence ATGGGACAAAACTCTAGTATTACCTTTCCTAAAATAGCGAGCTGTTTACGTGATATTCTCAAAGAGCGCGGCATTACTTACCGCGCTCTGGCTGATATGCTCCAAGTTTCGGAAGGCTCTATAAAACACTTCTTTCGCAAGAAAGATGGTAATGTCGGCGAGATTTCTAGAATCTGCGAAGTCTTAGACTTCTCATTTTTCGACCTCGTATTGCGAGCCAAAGAGCACCGGGCACCTGGTTCTCAGCTTAGCCCCGCCCAGGAATCTTTTCTCATAGCAAACCCGCATCATTTCGACTTTCTCGATGAATTGATAATGAATAAAGGCAAGGTGGCTGAGATCCAGGCCAAGTATCAATTAACGGATGCTTCGGTAAGGCGCTACATTAATGACCTTGAAGAGGCAAGCTTCCTTGAAGTTCATCCAAATCGCATCAAGTTACTTTTAAAATCGCCAATTAGCTACTCTGAAGGTAGCTCCATGCCCAAATTCGTGGCCAAGCGCTGCGCAACCCGGGTGACCCAATTTTTATTCAGTGATGAAAATGATCTTTATCGTAAGCGATATGTCACTCGAACAGCTATGCTAAGCCAAGAAACTGGTAATCTTATCATTGCTAAACTTATGGACATCGGTAAAGAAATAGATGAGAAAAAACGTCATGAATGCGCCATCTACCCTATCGAAGATCTAGAAAGATTTGAGATCTTCGTTGGCGTCGCTCGTGATGACGATCCCCCTCGTGATATCATCGATCTCTAG